Proteins from a genomic interval of Clostridium sp. AN503:
- a CDS encoding response regulator transcription factor: MKIKVLIADDIQILRQGLRAILMQDGDLEVVGLASNGKEAWELCGREHPDVVLMDMRMPEYDGAYGIRRIKADYPGIRVLVLTTFDDRETVDAAMDSGADGYILKEMEDEKVIQSVKAVHAGMRIFGESIFENIRRPAVPAKGADAAQVPELTPRERDMMRLVAQGLDNREIAAELFLAEGTVRNNISRLLEKLSLKDRTQLAVFAVKHDLDT, from the coding sequence ATGAAAATAAAAGTACTGATAGCAGATGATATCCAGATCCTGCGGCAGGGCCTGCGGGCCATCCTCATGCAGGATGGGGACTTAGAGGTGGTTGGCCTGGCTTCCAATGGGAAAGAGGCGTGGGAACTGTGCGGCAGGGAGCACCCGGACGTGGTGCTGATGGACATGCGTATGCCGGAGTATGACGGGGCTTACGGGATCAGGCGGATCAAAGCAGATTACCCGGGTATCCGTGTGCTGGTGCTGACTACATTTGACGACCGGGAGACGGTGGACGCAGCTATGGACAGCGGAGCGGACGGCTATATCTTAAAGGAAATGGAGGATGAGAAGGTCATCCAGTCGGTGAAAGCGGTACACGCCGGTATGCGGATATTTGGGGAGAGCATTTTTGAAAATATCAGACGGCCCGCGGTTCCTGCAAAAGGGGCGGATGCAGCTCAGGTCCCGGAGCTGACGCCGCGGGAGCGGGATATGATGAGGCTTGTGGCCCAGGGTCTGGACAACCGGGAGATTGCAGCCGAGCTGTTTCTGGCAGAAGGCACGGTCCGCAATAACATTTCCCGTTTGCTGGAGAAGCTGTCCCTAAAGGACCGGACCCAGCTGGCGGTATTTGCGGTGAAGCATGATCTGGATACATAG
- a CDS encoding N-acetylmuramoyl-L-alanine amidase family protein, whose amino-acid sequence MGKKKYLLWTALFAACVSAMGAMTSLAADKTVSSVSIRVNTKLEPGTSLPDIDYNNTGGTEVSDGDICISSSSDKYSITAVDWVTSKSKTMDVGDQPEMKVTLSPSVDYQFKGTYRSSNVSIKYGTFVSAKKSGDDLVVRLRVRAIKGTFSPPEDAYWKDNSKGTARWEEPEEGGTGRYEVVLRKGSTKIHSVETTSRSYNFYPYMTKAGTYTFRVRTIAKTTREEDYGQSSEWVESDEIYLAKEDVSDGSGQSSSGGTSSGPGTSAGPTGNTRVGWQYINNYWYYYYPDGSWQKDGWAAVNGKWYLFQSDGKMLTGWQNRNNQTYYLADSGEMVIGWVKWNNHWYYMNPTQDAYVGCMLKNRWADVGGKSYYFGNDGAMAEGWVQVNGSWYYFYPGSGHKAVNTWINTFYVNENGVWVQ is encoded by the coding sequence ATGGGTAAAAAGAAATATTTATTGTGGACTGCACTTTTTGCAGCGTGTGTCAGTGCGATGGGGGCGATGACATCACTGGCGGCAGACAAAACGGTTTCCAGTGTCAGCATACGGGTGAATACCAAGCTGGAGCCGGGGACTTCACTGCCCGATATAGACTATAATAATACGGGCGGAACCGAGGTCTCAGATGGCGATATCTGCATTTCCTCATCTTCTGATAAGTATTCCATAACAGCAGTTGACTGGGTGACGTCCAAGTCTAAGACGATGGATGTAGGAGACCAGCCGGAGATGAAGGTCACGCTGAGTCCCAGTGTGGATTATCAGTTTAAGGGGACTTACCGCTCCAGCAATGTCAGTATCAAGTACGGTACCTTTGTCAGCGCCAAAAAGAGCGGCGACGACCTGGTCGTGAGGCTGAGAGTACGCGCGATCAAAGGAACCTTCTCACCGCCGGAGGATGCATACTGGAAGGATAACTCGAAGGGAACGGCCAGATGGGAAGAACCGGAGGAAGGCGGTACCGGTCGCTACGAGGTCGTGCTCAGGAAAGGTTCGACCAAGATCCATTCGGTGGAGACCACATCCCGCAGCTACAATTTCTATCCCTATATGACCAAAGCAGGGACCTACACCTTCCGGGTGCGCACCATTGCCAAGACGACAAGAGAAGAAGATTATGGACAGAGCAGCGAGTGGGTGGAGTCAGACGAGATCTACCTTGCCAAGGAGGACGTCTCTGACGGCAGCGGACAGAGTAGTTCAGGAGGAACCAGCAGCGGCCCAGGCACCAGCGCCGGACCGACAGGCAACACCAGAGTGGGCTGGCAGTACATCAACAATTACTGGTACTACTACTATCCGGACGGCTCCTGGCAGAAGGACGGCTGGGCGGCGGTGAACGGCAAGTGGTATCTGTTCCAGAGTGACGGAAAGATGCTGACCGGCTGGCAGAACCGCAACAACCAGACCTACTACCTTGCGGACAGCGGTGAGATGGTCATCGGCTGGGTGAAGTGGAATAATCACTGGTACTACATGAATCCGACCCAGGATGCCTATGTGGGCTGTATGCTCAAGAACCGCTGGGCTGATGTGGGCGGGAAGAGCTACTATTTCGGCAATGACGGCGCCATGGCAGAAGGCTGGGTACAGGTGAACGGCAGTTGGTACTACTTCTATCCTGGCTCAGGGCATAAGGCAGTGAACACCTGGATCAATACATTTTATGTGAATGAGAATGGCGTATGGGTTCAGTAA
- a CDS encoding histidine kinase N-terminal 7TM domain-containing protein → MIWTTLLNVIYLAVIALSFYMAGWLLLKADRNQVTSSLAACQILMMLWCIPQLFLALPMSLAVKYLAYGISYIGISFIGPAWLRFACLYSKRRLGKTAACMLFVIAAVNYALFWSNEYHHLFYEVFEIDRVVYGPVFYGHMIYTYLCVLAGMAVVLWDFRKRQIAPRNILMIVLAAAVPLGFNLLYITGIVKAGFDLTPPAFALSSLLMLLAVFRYDLLDVNPMAFERIFDSIAEGVIVHNRSGVITYCNETATRWTGAKTGGRIEELSGELSGSGDIDGEKLLTLEGNRKVEARCYQYRDKNGQVIAGTFLLTDVGKYFELLEQSRELAISNQRLAIERERNRIAQEVHDTTGHTLTMIQSLLKLMRVTWRTQEAEDRTGSESGEQFEEYLAQAQELAGSGIRQLRCAINQMRQTAAYELVTQGVYQLAGQVKELKVDVEIQGEDGPAYSHLSSVVYSCVREAITNCLRYAGAAHMDVILKFLPEGLNLYLFDDGAGCGEIVEGNGIRGIRERVEQAGGTVRFRSESGAGFQITIQLPLKET, encoded by the coding sequence ATGATCTGGACAACATTATTAAATGTAATATATCTCGCAGTGATCGCCCTGTCTTTCTATATGGCGGGCTGGCTGCTTTTGAAAGCTGACAGAAACCAGGTCACCAGTTCGCTGGCGGCCTGCCAGATCCTGATGATGCTGTGGTGTATTCCGCAATTGTTTTTGGCTCTGCCCATGAGCCTGGCTGTAAAATATCTGGCATATGGGATTTCCTATATAGGGATCAGCTTCATCGGCCCGGCCTGGCTGCGGTTTGCCTGCCTTTACAGCAAAAGGAGGCTGGGGAAGACGGCGGCATGTATGCTGTTTGTCATAGCTGCGGTGAACTATGCACTGTTCTGGAGCAATGAGTACCATCATCTTTTTTATGAGGTATTTGAGATAGACCGGGTGGTCTATGGACCGGTATTTTATGGTCATATGATATATACGTATCTGTGCGTACTGGCAGGTATGGCGGTAGTCCTGTGGGATTTTCGGAAAAGACAGATCGCCCCAAGAAATATCCTTATGATCGTTCTGGCGGCGGCTGTCCCACTGGGCTTCAACCTGCTGTATATCACAGGGATCGTGAAGGCAGGATTTGATCTGACGCCTCCCGCGTTTGCACTGTCAAGCCTGCTGATGCTTCTGGCGGTGTTCCGCTATGATCTTTTAGATGTCAACCCCATGGCATTTGAGCGGATATTTGATTCCATCGCAGAGGGCGTTATCGTGCATAACCGGAGCGGAGTCATTACCTACTGCAACGAGACTGCCACCCGGTGGACCGGTGCGAAGACAGGGGGGCGGATCGAGGAACTCTCCGGGGAACTTAGCGGCAGCGGGGACATTGACGGGGAGAAGCTCCTTACACTGGAGGGGAACCGGAAGGTGGAAGCCAGGTGTTACCAGTACAGGGACAAGAATGGACAGGTGATCGCAGGTACATTTCTCCTGACAGATGTGGGGAAATATTTTGAGCTTCTGGAACAGAGCCGGGAGCTGGCAATCTCCAATCAGAGACTGGCGATCGAGCGGGAACGGAACCGGATCGCCCAGGAGGTCCATGATACTACCGGACATACTTTGACTATGATCCAGTCCCTGCTGAAGCTGATGCGGGTGACATGGAGGACTCAGGAGGCGGAGGACAGAACTGGGAGTGAGAGTGGGGAGCAGTTTGAGGAGTACCTGGCACAGGCCCAGGAGCTGGCTGGTTCCGGGATCCGACAGCTGCGCTGTGCCATCAATCAGATGCGTCAGACAGCAGCTTATGAACTGGTGACCCAGGGGGTGTATCAGCTGGCCGGACAGGTGAAGGAGCTGAAAGTGGATGTGGAGATCCAGGGAGAGGACGGGCCGGCATACTCCCATCTGTCTTCTGTTGTGTACAGCTGTGTGCGGGAAGCCATCACCAACTGTCTGCGCTATGCGGGAGCCGCACACATGGATGTGATCCTCAAATTCCTGCCTGAGGGATTAAACCTCTATCTGTTTGACGACGGCGCAGGCTGCGGGGAGATCGTGGAGGGGAACGGAATCCGAGGTATCCGGGAGCGTGTGGAGCAGGCGGGAGGAACGGTGCGTTTCCGCTCGGAGAGCGGGGCAGGATTCCAGATCACCATACAGCTTCCGCTGAAAGAAACGTGA